In Pollutimonas sp. M17, a single genomic region encodes these proteins:
- a CDS encoding alpha-D-ribose 1-methylphosphonate 5-phosphate C-P-lyase PhnJ, translated as MSGLNQDAGIERGYNFAYLDEQTKRGLRRGLLKAVAIPGYQVPFGGREMPLPYGWGTGGMQVTAAILGGDDVLKVIDQGADDTTNAVSIRRFFVRTAGVRTTERTDQATLIQTRHRVPETPLRQGQIMVFQVPIPEPLRFIEPSDSETRSMHALNDYGVMHVKLYEDIATYGHIATTYAYPVMVDERYVMDPSPIPKFDNPKLDMSPALMLFGAGREKRLYAVPPHTPVTSLDFEDHPFELPVWEHRCAFCDSSDSYLDELIVDDAGTRRFVCSDTDYCGQRRAALEAAP; from the coding sequence ATGAGCGGCTTGAATCAGGATGCGGGAATCGAGCGGGGCTACAACTTCGCCTACCTGGATGAGCAAACCAAGCGCGGCTTGCGGCGCGGTTTGCTCAAGGCGGTGGCTATTCCGGGTTATCAGGTACCGTTCGGCGGCCGCGAAATGCCCCTGCCTTATGGCTGGGGCACGGGCGGCATGCAGGTGACCGCCGCCATACTGGGCGGCGACGACGTGCTGAAGGTCATCGACCAGGGCGCCGACGACACCACCAACGCGGTATCGATACGGCGGTTCTTTGTACGCACCGCCGGTGTGCGGACCACCGAGCGCACGGACCAGGCCACCCTCATCCAGACCCGCCACCGTGTGCCCGAGACACCCTTGCGCCAGGGGCAGATCATGGTCTTCCAGGTGCCCATACCCGAACCGCTGCGCTTCATCGAGCCGTCGGATTCGGAAACGCGCAGCATGCATGCGCTGAACGACTACGGCGTCATGCATGTAAAGCTGTACGAAGACATCGCCACCTACGGCCATATCGCCACCACCTACGCCTATCCGGTCATGGTGGACGAGCGCTACGTGATGGACCCCTCGCCCATCCCCAAGTTCGACAACCCCAAGCTGGACATGAGCCCGGCCCTGATGCTGTTCGGTGCCGGCCGCGAAAAGCGCCTGTACGCCGTTCCGCCCCATACCCCGGTGACCAGCCTGGACTTCGAGGACCATCCCTTCGAACTGCCTGTCTGGGAGCATCGCTGCGCCTTTTGCGACAGCTCCGATTCCTATCTGGATGAGCTCATCGTCGACGATGCGGGCACGCGCCGTTTCGTGTGCTCGGATACCGACTACTGCGGCCAGCGCCGCGCCGCGCTGGAGGCCGCGCCATGA
- a CDS encoding carbon-phosphorus lyase complex subunit PhnI yields MYVAVKGGEKAIDNAHALLARKRRGDASIPALTVDQIREQLPLAVTRVMGEGSLFDEELAALAIKQAAGDLLEAIFLLRAYRTTLPRFMASRPLQTGAMDIERRISATFKDLPGGQLLGPTFDYTHRLLDFALLADGAVPDMEIGAAEPARACPRVVDMLADEGLVALDVDRGGAVPDITREPLDFPASRAQRLQALARGDEGFLLALAYSTQRGYGRNHPFAGEIRIGSVEVWIEPEELEFPISLGDIEISECEMINQFMGSKSQPAQFTRGYGLAFGHAERKAMGMALVDRALRAAEYQEDIESPAQQEEFVLMHCDNVEAAGFVSHLKLPHYVDFQSELDLIRKLRRNSADDVELDKEKTA; encoded by the coding sequence ATGTATGTAGCCGTAAAGGGTGGCGAGAAAGCCATCGACAATGCGCACGCATTGCTGGCGCGCAAACGGCGCGGCGATGCTTCGATTCCGGCCCTGACCGTGGACCAGATACGCGAACAGCTGCCGCTGGCCGTTACACGCGTGATGGGCGAGGGCTCGCTGTTCGACGAGGAACTGGCGGCGCTGGCCATCAAGCAGGCGGCCGGCGATCTGCTGGAGGCGATATTCCTGCTGCGCGCCTACCGGACGACGCTGCCGCGCTTCATGGCCAGCCGGCCTTTGCAGACCGGGGCCATGGACATCGAGCGCCGCATATCGGCCACCTTCAAGGACTTGCCGGGCGGCCAGTTGCTGGGCCCCACCTTTGACTACACCCACCGCCTGCTGGACTTTGCCTTGCTCGCCGACGGCGCCGTCCCGGACATGGAAATCGGCGCTGCGGAACCGGCCCGGGCCTGCCCCCGGGTGGTGGACATGCTGGCGGACGAAGGCCTGGTGGCCCTGGACGTGGACCGGGGCGGCGCCGTGCCCGACATCACCCGCGAGCCGCTGGATTTTCCCGCCAGCAGGGCGCAGCGCCTGCAGGCGCTGGCGCGCGGCGATGAGGGCTTTCTGCTGGCCCTGGCGTATTCCACCCAGCGCGGCTATGGCCGCAATCATCCCTTCGCCGGCGAGATACGCATAGGCTCGGTGGAAGTCTGGATAGAGCCTGAAGAGCTGGAGTTTCCCATTTCTCTGGGCGACATCGAGATCAGCGAATGCGAAATGATCAATCAGTTCATGGGCAGCAAAAGCCAGCCGGCGCAATTCACACGGGGCTATGGCCTGGCCTTCGGCCACGCCGAGCGCAAGGCCATGGGCATGGCACTGGTCGATCGCGCCCTGCGCGCGGCCGAGTATCAGGAAGACATCGAATCGCCCGCCCAGCAAGAGGAATTCGTGCTGATGCATTGCGACAACGTCGAGGCGGCGGGCTTCGTCTCCCACCTGAAGCTGCCGCATTACGTGGACTTCCAGTCGGAACTGGATCTCATCCGCAAGCTGAGGCGCAACTCGGCGGACGACGTGGAACTGGACAAGGAAAAAACAGCATGA